Proteins from a genomic interval of Marinifilum sp. JC120:
- the dksA gene encoding RNA polymerase-binding protein DksA, giving the protein MEQKDIEFFRETLNKMLNDILQKGQETIEDMTESGETYADPADRATAESDRAFTLRLRDRERKLIKKIQKAIQRIDDGDFGICHACGDDISVPRLKARPVTTLCIACKSKQEEEEQNRGD; this is encoded by the coding sequence ATGGAACAAAAAGATATTGAATTCTTCCGCGAAACCCTGAACAAGATGCTCAACGACATTCTTCAGAAGGGACAGGAAACCATCGAAGACATGACTGAATCCGGGGAAACTTATGCAGACCCCGCAGACCGCGCAACCGCCGAGTCCGACCGTGCCTTCACTCTAAGACTCAGGGACAGGGAGCGCAAACTCATCAAAAAAATCCAGAAGGCCATCCAACGCATTGATGACGGTGACTTCGGTATCTGCCACGCCTGTGGTGATGACATCTCCGTTCCAAGGCTCAAGGCCCGCCCGGTAACTACCCTCTGCATTGCCTGTAAGAGCAAGCAGGAGGAAGAAGAACAGAACCGCGGAGACTAA